In a genomic window of Streptomyces noursei ATCC 11455:
- a CDS encoding FtsX-like permease family protein has product MTLLRSRPHGERDTAVPAPPPATPRTGPARWARDLAMGMRFAAGGGREGWIRTALTAAGVALGVAVLLFCASAPTLMNAWHGREKARENLGQEHPPPRSDRTLLYAHTDTVFRGTTIRGRLVRPDGAHPPAPPGMRHLPGPGEMVVSPALKELLAAPDNALLRARLSSYRIVGVIGDEGLQGPRELAYLAHSDALGEGTGYRIDHFGKSWDPKPLTTPGLVLVIMTCVALMTPVMVFIGTSVRFGNERRERRLAALRLVGADVRTTRRIASGEVLFGSLLGLLGGGALFLAGRLLAPFITLWDINVYPSDVTPGPLAALLITVLVPTAAVLVTLVAQRGVTVEPLGIVRNRPPVRRRLWWRVALPVAGTALLVPMAIRPGPIDNPLATGRLAAGSTLLLFGVTTLLPWLVDRVVGRLRGGPVTWQLAVRRLQLSSGPATRAVSGITVALAGAVAIHMLMTGSQAGYAAAYAESGREPQIGFTGQTDSWRHAERTLDALRDTSGVASARGLLIADADPPPAPGRDPRSDYHAIIAVGSCAELRKVAELPSCRDGDAFVTDAERTVRGQTRITPGATIDLNPSENYGEPSKAPRPWTIPSSARAAHLTAVEDGHRLFYDLLLTPSVLDAAHLNRPDMQLLVRFDRGTPDAVEHIRNTAARIDPTMLVGSSLDNPHDRQYEGIRTTIFIGAVITLLLIGAGLIISTVEQLHERRRLLSTLDAYGTRRATLGWSVLWQTALPVALGLALALACGLSLGSLLLSVIGSGVIVDWPVVAGMTAIGGGVILFVTALSLPPLWRMMRPDGLRTE; this is encoded by the coding sequence ATGACCCTGCTCCGCTCGCGCCCCCATGGCGAGCGGGACACCGCCGTACCCGCACCGCCGCCCGCGACCCCGCGCACCGGCCCGGCCCGCTGGGCCCGCGACCTCGCCATGGGCATGCGGTTCGCGGCCGGCGGCGGGCGGGAGGGCTGGATCCGCACCGCCCTGACCGCCGCCGGGGTCGCCCTCGGCGTGGCGGTGCTGCTGTTCTGCGCCTCCGCCCCGACCCTGATGAACGCCTGGCACGGCCGGGAGAAGGCCCGCGAGAACCTCGGCCAGGAACACCCGCCGCCGCGCAGCGACCGCACCCTCCTGTACGCCCACACGGACACCGTCTTCCGCGGCACCACCATCCGCGGCCGACTGGTCCGCCCGGACGGCGCGCACCCGCCGGCGCCACCCGGCATGCGCCACCTCCCCGGCCCGGGCGAGATGGTGGTCTCGCCGGCCCTGAAGGAGCTGCTGGCCGCCCCCGACAACGCACTGCTGCGCGCCCGCCTGAGCAGCTACCGGATCGTCGGCGTGATCGGCGACGAGGGCCTGCAGGGCCCGCGGGAACTCGCCTACCTCGCGCACAGCGACGCCCTCGGCGAGGGCACCGGCTACCGCATCGACCACTTCGGCAAGAGCTGGGACCCAAAGCCGCTGACCACGCCCGGCCTGGTCCTGGTGATCATGACGTGTGTGGCGCTGATGACGCCGGTGATGGTCTTCATCGGCACCTCCGTGCGCTTCGGCAACGAACGCCGGGAGCGCCGCCTGGCCGCCCTCCGCCTGGTCGGCGCCGACGTCCGCACCACCCGGCGGATCGCCTCCGGCGAGGTGCTGTTCGGCTCGCTGCTCGGTCTGCTGGGCGGCGGCGCGCTGTTCCTCGCCGGCCGTCTGCTGGCCCCGTTCATCACCCTGTGGGACATCAACGTCTACCCCTCGGACGTCACCCCCGGCCCGCTCGCCGCGCTGCTGATCACCGTCCTGGTGCCGACCGCCGCCGTCCTGGTCACCCTGGTCGCCCAGCGCGGCGTCACCGTCGAGCCGCTCGGCATCGTCCGCAACCGCCCACCGGTCCGCCGCCGGCTGTGGTGGCGCGTCGCACTGCCGGTCGCCGGCACGGCCCTGCTGGTCCCGATGGCGATCCGGCCGGGCCCGATCGACAATCCGCTCGCCACCGGCCGCCTCGCCGCCGGCTCCACGCTGCTGTTGTTCGGCGTCACCACGCTGCTGCCCTGGCTGGTCGACCGGGTCGTCGGCCGGCTGCGCGGCGGCCCGGTCACCTGGCAGCTGGCGGTCCGCCGGCTCCAGCTGAGCAGCGGCCCGGCGACCCGCGCGGTCAGCGGCATCACCGTCGCGCTGGCCGGCGCCGTCGCCATCCACATGCTGATGACCGGCTCGCAGGCCGGCTACGCCGCCGCGTACGCCGAGTCCGGGCGGGAGCCGCAGATCGGCTTCACGGGCCAGACGGACAGCTGGCGGCACGCCGAACGGACACTGGACGCGCTGCGCGACACCTCCGGGGTCGCCTCCGCCCGCGGCCTCCTCATCGCCGACGCCGACCCGCCGCCCGCCCCGGGCCGCGATCCCCGCTCCGACTACCACGCCATCATCGCCGTCGGCAGCTGCGCCGAGCTGCGCAAGGTGGCCGAGCTGCCGTCCTGCCGGGACGGCGACGCCTTCGTCACCGACGCCGAACGCACCGTGCGGGGCCAGACCCGGATCACTCCCGGCGCCACCATCGACCTCAACCCGTCGGAGAACTACGGCGAGCCCAGCAAGGCACCCCGCCCCTGGACGATCCCTTCATCCGCCCGCGCCGCCCACCTCACCGCGGTCGAGGACGGCCACCGCCTCTTCTACGACCTGCTCCTGACCCCCTCGGTCCTCGACGCGGCCCACCTCAACAGGCCCGACATGCAGCTCCTCGTCCGCTTCGACCGCGGCACCCCCGACGCCGTCGAGCACATCCGCAACACCGCGGCCCGGATCGACCCGACGATGCTGGTGGGCTCCTCCCTCGACAACCCGCACGACCGGCAGTACGAGGGCATCCGCACCACGATCTTCATCGGCGCGGTGATCACCCTGCTGCTGATCGGCGCGGGCCTGATCATCTCCACCGTCGAGCAGCTCCACGAACGCCGCCGGCTGCTCTCCACCCTCGACGCGTACGGCACCCGCCGCGCCACCCTCGGCTGGTCCGTCCTGTGGCAGACGGCACTGCCGGTCGCCCTCGGCCTGGCCCTGGCGCTGGCCTGCGGGCTGTCCCTGGGCTCCCTGCTGCTCAGCGTCATCGGCAGCGGCGTGATCGTCGACTGGCCGGTGGTCGCCGGCATGACCGCCATCGGCGGCGGCGTCATCCTCTTCGTCACCGCCCTGAGCCTGCCGCCGCTGTGGCGGATGATGCGGCCCGACGGCCTGCGCACGGAGTGA
- a CDS encoding hydrogen peroxide-inducible genes activator, giving the protein MASPTNPGGRPRQPSLAQLRAFAAVAEHLHFREAAAEIGMSQPALSGAVSALEETLGVQLLERTTRKVLLSPAGERVAVRARAVLDAVGALMEEAEAARAPFTGVLRLGVIPTVAPYLLPAVLRLVHDTYPELDLQVHEEQTTSLLDGLAHGRLDLLLLAVPLGVPQVAEIPLFDEDFVLVAPKEHWLGGRGDIPRAALKQLDLLLLDEGHCLRDQALDICREAGRDENTPVTTSAAGLSTLVQLVAGGLGVTLLPRTALRVETARNDLLTTGYFADPAPSRRIALAMRSGSARQPEFEEFAAALRGAMRGLPVRVVEG; this is encoded by the coding sequence GTGGCATCCCCCACGAACCCCGGCGGACGGCCCCGCCAGCCGAGCCTGGCCCAGCTGAGGGCCTTCGCCGCGGTCGCCGAGCACCTGCACTTTCGGGAGGCGGCGGCCGAGATCGGCATGAGCCAGCCCGCGCTCTCCGGAGCCGTCTCCGCGCTGGAGGAGACCCTGGGCGTCCAACTCCTGGAGCGTACGACCCGCAAGGTGCTGCTCTCGCCGGCGGGGGAGCGGGTGGCGGTCCGCGCCCGGGCCGTCCTGGACGCGGTCGGCGCGCTGATGGAGGAGGCGGAGGCGGCCCGCGCGCCGTTCACCGGCGTGCTCCGCCTCGGCGTCATCCCGACCGTCGCCCCGTATCTGCTCCCCGCCGTCCTGCGGCTGGTCCACGACACCTACCCGGAGCTGGACCTCCAGGTGCACGAGGAGCAGACCACCTCGCTGCTGGACGGACTGGCGCACGGCCGGCTGGACCTGCTGTTGCTCGCGGTGCCGCTCGGCGTCCCCCAGGTCGCCGAAATCCCGCTGTTCGACGAGGACTTCGTGCTGGTGGCCCCGAAGGAGCACTGGCTCGGCGGGCGCGGCGACATCCCCCGCGCGGCCCTGAAACAACTCGACCTGCTGCTGTTGGACGAGGGGCACTGCCTGCGCGACCAGGCGCTGGACATCTGCCGCGAGGCGGGGCGGGACGAGAACACACCGGTGACGACGAGTGCGGCCGGGCTCTCCACGCTGGTGCAGTTGGTGGCCGGCGGTCTGGGGGTGACTCTCCTGCCGCGTACGGCCCTTCGCGTCGAAACCGCCCGCAACGACCTTCTGACCACGGGCTACTTCGCGGACCCGGCCCCTTCCCGGCGGATCGCCCTGGCCATGCGCAGCGGCTCGGCCCGGCAACCGGAGTTCGAGGAGTTCGCGGCGGCGCTGCGGGGGGCTATGCGGGGGTTGCCGGTGCGGGTGGTGGAGGGGTGA
- a CDS encoding peroxiredoxin: MLTVGDKFPEFDLTACVSLEKGKEFGQIDHKTYEGKWKIVFAWPKDFTFVCPTEIAAFGKLNDEFADRDAQILGFSGDSEFVHHAWRKDHPDLTDLPFPMLADSKHELMRDLGIEGEDGFAQRAVFIVDPNNEIQFTMVTAGSVGRNPKEVLRVLDALQTDELCPCNWSKGEDTLDPVALLAGE; this comes from the coding sequence GTGCTCACTGTTGGTGACAAGTTCCCCGAGTTCGACCTGACCGCCTGTGTCTCGCTGGAGAAGGGCAAGGAGTTCGGGCAGATCGACCACAAGACCTACGAGGGCAAGTGGAAGATCGTCTTCGCCTGGCCCAAGGACTTCACCTTCGTGTGCCCGACCGAGATCGCCGCGTTCGGCAAGCTGAACGACGAGTTCGCCGACCGTGACGCCCAGATCCTCGGCTTCTCCGGCGACTCCGAGTTCGTGCACCACGCCTGGCGCAAGGACCACCCGGACCTGACCGACCTGCCCTTCCCGATGCTCGCCGACTCGAAGCACGAGCTCATGCGCGACCTCGGCATCGAGGGCGAGGACGGCTTCGCGCAGCGCGCCGTCTTCATCGTCGACCCGAACAACGAGATCCAGTTCACCATGGTGACCGCCGGCTCCGTCGGCCGTAACCCCAAGGAGGTCCTGCGGGTCCTGGACGCCCTGCAGACCGACGAGCTGTGCCCCTGCAACTGGAGCAAGGGCGAGGACACCCTGGACCCGGTCGCCCTGCTGGCTGGTGAGTGA
- a CDS encoding alkyl hydroperoxide reductase, with amino-acid sequence MALDDLKSAVPDYAKDLKLNLGSVIGNSDLPQQQLWGTVLACAIASRSPKVLRELEPEAKANLSAEAYTAAKSAAAIMAMNNVFYRTRHLLSDPEYGNLRAGLRMNVIGNPGVDKVDFELWSLAVSAINGCGMCLDSHEQVLRKAGVERETIQEAVKIAAVLQAVGATLDAEAALAE; translated from the coding sequence ATGGCTCTCGATGACCTCAAGTCCGCCGTTCCGGACTACGCCAAGGACCTGAAGCTGAACCTCGGTTCGGTGATCGGCAACTCCGACCTTCCGCAGCAGCAGCTGTGGGGCACGGTGCTCGCCTGCGCGATCGCCTCGCGCTCGCCCAAGGTGCTGCGCGAGCTGGAGCCGGAGGCGAAGGCGAACCTCTCCGCCGAGGCGTACACCGCCGCCAAGTCGGCCGCGGCCATCATGGCGATGAACAACGTCTTCTACCGGACGCGCCACCTGCTCTCCGACCCGGAGTACGGCAACCTGCGCGCCGGTCTGCGGATGAACGTCATCGGCAACCCCGGCGTGGACAAGGTCGACTTCGAGCTGTGGTCGCTGGCCGTCTCCGCCATCAACGGCTGCGGCATGTGCCTGGACTCGCACGAGCAGGTGCTGCGCAAGGCCGGTGTCGAGCGCGAGACGATCCAGGAGGCCGTCAAGATCGCGGCCGTCCTGCAGGCCGTCGGCGCCACCCTCGACGCCGAGGCCGCCCTCGCCGAGTAA
- a CDS encoding AI-2E family transporter, translated as MSRLPQWVGGLGAGLTRLSQRLEEQRRRAEAAEAAGDTDAPVPAGRANGLDGYALRVPTKSLAAEGGPDGRTVPAAWGPAAMTAADAVATVEGAPERAASAPAEPEEPAEPVRTPAVRAPESVPAPPTYAPAVAARPDPVAAVPWGVRVAAEAGWRLLVLAGTLWVLARVITTISLVVLAFVAALLITALLQPTVAWLRQRNVPRGPATALTFIGGFVVMGLVGWFVVWQVQDNIDSVSSRIQEGITELKGWLLKSPFHVTEGQINHIAKNLQDAVGANTEAITSAGLEGVTVVLEVLTGILLAMFTTLFLLYDGRRIWEWTLKLVPGPAREGVAGAGPRAWRTLTAYIRGTVLVALIDAIFIGIGLYFLDVPLAVPLAVFIFLFAFVPLIGAVVSGALACVVALVTQGVFTALLVLAVVLAVNQIESHVLQPFILGRAVRVHPLAVILSVAAGSLIGGIGGAVVAVPLVAVTNTVVGYLRSYSREQALRMTVPPRGATALAVAPTPPPRHSEHPADE; from the coding sequence ATGTCCAGATTGCCTCAGTGGGTCGGCGGCCTAGGCGCCGGTCTGACGCGGCTCTCACAACGGCTGGAGGAACAGCGCCGCCGTGCGGAGGCCGCCGAGGCGGCCGGCGACACGGATGCGCCGGTGCCGGCCGGCCGCGCCAACGGCCTGGACGGGTACGCCCTGCGGGTCCCGACCAAGAGCCTCGCCGCGGAGGGCGGGCCCGACGGGCGCACCGTGCCGGCCGCATGGGGGCCGGCCGCGATGACCGCCGCCGATGCCGTGGCCACGGTGGAGGGTGCGCCGGAGCGGGCGGCGAGTGCGCCGGCGGAGCCCGAGGAGCCGGCGGAGCCGGTCCGGACCCCCGCAGTCCGGGCGCCCGAGTCGGTCCCCGCGCCGCCGACCTATGCGCCGGCCGTCGCGGCCCGTCCGGATCCGGTGGCCGCGGTGCCCTGGGGCGTCCGGGTCGCGGCCGAGGCCGGCTGGCGGCTGCTGGTGCTGGCCGGGACGTTGTGGGTGCTGGCGAGGGTGATCACCACCATCTCGTTGGTGGTGCTGGCCTTCGTCGCGGCGCTGTTGATCACGGCGCTGCTCCAGCCCACCGTGGCGTGGCTGCGGCAGCGCAACGTGCCGCGCGGGCCGGCCACCGCGCTGACCTTCATCGGCGGCTTCGTGGTGATGGGCCTCGTCGGCTGGTTCGTCGTGTGGCAGGTCCAGGACAACATCGACTCGGTGTCCAGCCGCATCCAGGAGGGCATCACCGAGCTGAAGGGCTGGCTGCTCAAGAGTCCGTTCCATGTGACCGAGGGCCAGATCAACCACATCGCCAAGAACCTCCAGGACGCGGTCGGCGCCAACACCGAGGCGATAACGTCGGCCGGGCTGGAGGGCGTCACGGTCGTCCTGGAGGTGCTCACCGGCATCCTGCTGGCGATGTTCACCACGCTCTTCCTGCTCTACGACGGCCGGCGCATCTGGGAGTGGACGCTCAAGCTCGTCCCGGGCCCGGCCCGGGAGGGGGTGGCGGGCGCCGGACCGCGCGCCTGGCGGACGCTGACCGCCTATATCCGCGGCACGGTCCTGGTCGCGCTGATCGACGCCATCTTCATCGGCATCGGGCTCTACTTCCTCGATGTGCCACTGGCCGTCCCGCTCGCCGTCTTCATCTTCCTGTTCGCCTTCGTCCCGCTGATCGGCGCGGTGGTCTCGGGCGCGTTGGCGTGCGTGGTCGCGCTGGTCACCCAGGGCGTCTTCACGGCGTTGCTGGTGTTGGCGGTGGTGTTGGCGGTGAACCAGATCGAGAGCCATGTGCTCCAGCCGTTCATCCTGGGCCGGGCGGTCCGGGTGCACCCGCTGGCGGTGATCCTCTCGGTCGCCGCGGGCAGTCTGATCGGCGGTATCGGCGGCGCGGTGGTGGCGGTGCCCCTGGTGGCCGTGACCAATACCGTCGTCGGCTACCTCCGTTCGTACTCCCGGGAGCAGGCGCTGCGGATGACGGTGCCGCCGCGCGGCGCGACCGCGCTCGCGGTGGCACCGACCCCGCCGCCGCGGCACTCCGAGCACCCGGCGGACGAGTAA
- a CDS encoding aggregation-promoting factor C-terminal-like domain-containing protein — MSRISVRGFAVASATAVTTVGAVVGVASGSQASVSNTEATAADATIADIPAGQQAQVQTASLTQQADSASTQADTAALKSAQESARKAAAETAQSKKDAADKAKAEKDAKEREKAQVASRSAVRDASDFVAKASYSIAETQAMARQMIASDQFQCFSNIVERESGWNYRATNASSGAYGLVQALPGSKMSSAGSDWQTNPATQIKWGLNYMNSRYGSPCGAWSFWQANSWY; from the coding sequence GTGAGCCGGATCTCGGTCCGGGGATTCGCAGTGGCCTCCGCCACCGCGGTCACCACCGTCGGCGCCGTCGTCGGCGTTGCGTCGGGCAGCCAGGCATCGGTCAGCAACACCGAGGCCACCGCGGCCGACGCGACGATCGCCGACATCCCCGCGGGCCAACAGGCCCAGGTGCAGACGGCGTCGTTGACGCAGCAGGCAGACTCGGCGTCCACCCAGGCGGACACGGCGGCCCTGAAGTCCGCACAGGAGTCGGCCCGCAAGGCAGCCGCGGAGACCGCGCAGAGCAAGAAGGACGCCGCGGACAAGGCGAAGGCGGAGAAGGACGCCAAGGAGCGTGAGAAGGCGCAGGTCGCCTCCCGCTCGGCCGTCCGCGACGCCAGCGACTTCGTCGCCAAGGCTTCCTACTCCATCGCCGAGACCCAGGCGATGGCGCGCCAGATGATCGCGTCCGACCAGTTCCAGTGCTTCAGCAACATAGTGGAGCGCGAGTCCGGCTGGAACTACCGCGCCACCAACGCCTCTTCCGGCGCCTACGGCCTGGTCCAGGCACTGCCCGGCTCGAAGATGTCCTCCGCGGGCTCCGACTGGCAGACCAACCCGGCCACCCAGATCAAGTGGGGCCTGAACTACATGAACAGCCGGTACGGCAGCCCCTGCGGTGCCTGGTCGTTCTGGCAGGCGAACAGCTGGTACTAG
- a CDS encoding PhoH family protein encodes MVNSKKRRESDRRTYVLDTSVLLADPSAMSRFDEHEVVLPVVVVTELEAKRHHPELGYFARQALRRLDEYRVQYGRLDAPIPIGELGGTLRVELNHSDPGLLPAAFLSGPSRFGDNDSRILAVARNLQAEGFDVTVVSKDLPMRIKASSVGLLAEEYRAELAITDSGWTGMAELALSAEQVDDLFAAETAHIPGAEEFPVHTGLVLQSERGRALGRVTPEGAVRLVRGDREAFGIHGRSAEQRIALDLLLDPELGIVSLGGRAGTGKSALALCAGLEAVLERRQHSKVMVFRPLYAVGGQELGYLPGSEAEKMSPWAQAVFDTLSAVTTKDVIEEVVARGMLEVLPLTHIRGRSLHDAFVIVDEAQSLERNVLLTVLSRIGANSRVVLTHDVAQRDNLRVGRYDGVVAVVEKLKGHPLFAHVTLNRSERSPIAALVTEMLEDGRI; translated from the coding sequence GTGGTGAACAGCAAGAAGCGCCGTGAGAGCGACCGGCGCACCTATGTACTCGACACCAGCGTCCTGTTGGCGGATCCGTCCGCCATGTCCCGCTTCGACGAGCACGAGGTGGTGTTGCCGGTCGTCGTGGTCACGGAGTTGGAGGCCAAGCGGCACCATCCCGAACTGGGTTACTTCGCGCGGCAGGCGCTGCGCCGGCTGGACGAGTACCGCGTGCAATACGGGCGACTGGACGCCCCCATCCCCATCGGGGAACTCGGCGGGACGCTCCGGGTCGAACTGAACCACTCCGACCCGGGACTGCTGCCCGCCGCCTTCCTGAGCGGTCCCAGCAGGTTCGGCGACAACGACTCGCGGATCCTCGCGGTCGCCCGCAACCTCCAGGCCGAGGGGTTCGACGTCACCGTCGTCTCCAAGGACCTGCCGATGCGCATCAAGGCGTCCTCGGTGGGTCTGCTGGCCGAGGAGTACCGCGCGGAGTTGGCGATCACCGACTCCGGCTGGACCGGCATGGCCGAACTCGCCCTCTCCGCAGAGCAGGTGGACGACCTGTTCGCGGCCGAGACCGCGCACATTCCGGGCGCGGAGGAATTCCCGGTGCACACCGGGCTGGTCCTGCAGTCCGAGCGCGGCAGGGCGCTGGGCCGGGTCACCCCGGAGGGCGCGGTCCGGCTGGTGCGCGGCGACCGGGAGGCGTTCGGGATCCACGGTCGCAGTGCCGAGCAGCGGATCGCGCTGGACCTGCTGCTCGATCCGGAGCTCGGCATCGTGTCGTTGGGCGGCCGGGCCGGTACGGGCAAGTCGGCGCTGGCGCTGTGCGCCGGGCTGGAGGCGGTGCTGGAGCGCCGGCAGCACAGCAAGGTGATGGTCTTCCGGCCGCTGTACGCGGTCGGCGGGCAGGAGCTGGGCTATCTGCCGGGCAGCGAGGCGGAGAAGATGAGCCCCTGGGCGCAGGCCGTCTTCGACACGCTGTCCGCGGTGACCACCAAGGACGTCATCGAGGAGGTGGTCGCCCGCGGGATGCTGGAGGTGCTGCCGCTGACCCACATCCGCGGCCGATCGCTGCACGACGCGTTCGTGATCGTGGACGAGGCCCAGTCGCTGGAGCGGAACGTCCTGTTGACCGTTCTGTCCCGCATCGGGGCCAATTCCCGGGTCGTGCTGACCCATGACGTCGCCCAGCGCGACAACCTCCGGGTCGGGCGGTACGACGGAGTGGTGGCCGTCGTCGAGAAACTGAAGGGGCATCCGCTCTTCGCGCACGTCACGCTCAATCGTTCGGAGCGTTCGCCGATCGCCGCACTGGTGACCGAAATGCTGGAGGACGGCAGGATCTGA
- a CDS encoding isoprenyl transferase yields MRIPYPPALRDLVYRLYARRVEGRLDHTQVPKHIGVILDGNRRWARADGLSTEQGHLAGAAKIDELLGWCAETDVEVVTLWLLSTDNLDRPAAELTPLLGIIENTVRNLAADGRWRVHHVGNRDLLPDATQRVLKRAEQDTLDNKGVLVNVAVGYGGRQEIADAVRSLLLEHAERGTTFEELAEIVDIDLISEHLYTRGQPDPDLVIRTSGEQRLSGFMLWQSAHSEYYFCEVFWPAFRKVDFLRALRDYAARHRRLGL; encoded by the coding sequence ATGCGCATCCCGTATCCGCCTGCACTGCGCGACCTCGTCTACCGGCTGTACGCCCGCAGGGTGGAGGGCCGTCTGGACCACACCCAGGTGCCCAAGCACATCGGCGTCATCCTGGACGGCAACCGGCGCTGGGCGCGGGCCGACGGGTTGTCGACCGAGCAGGGCCACCTGGCGGGTGCGGCCAAGATCGACGAGCTGCTGGGGTGGTGCGCGGAGACCGATGTGGAGGTCGTCACGCTCTGGCTGCTCTCGACGGACAACCTCGACCGGCCGGCGGCCGAGCTGACCCCGCTGCTGGGGATCATCGAGAACACCGTGCGCAACCTGGCCGCGGACGGCCGCTGGCGGGTCCATCACGTCGGCAACCGCGACCTGCTGCCCGACGCGACCCAGCGGGTGCTCAAGCGGGCCGAGCAGGACACCCTCGACAACAAGGGCGTCCTGGTGAACGTCGCGGTCGGCTACGGCGGCCGGCAGGAGATCGCGGACGCGGTGCGCTCGCTGCTGCTGGAGCACGCCGAGCGCGGCACGACCTTCGAGGAACTGGCCGAGATCGTCGACATCGACCTGATCTCGGAGCACCTCTACACCCGGGGTCAGCCGGACCCGGACCTGGTGATCCGCACCAGCGGTGAGCAGCGGCTGTCCGGCTTCATGCTCTGGCAGAGCGCCCACTCGGAGTACTACTTCTGCGAGGTCTTCTGGCCGGCGTTCCGGAAGGTCGACTTCCTGCGGGCCCTGCGCGACTACGCGGCCCGGCACCGACGCCTCGGGCTCTAG
- the mgrA gene encoding L-glyceraldehyde 3-phosphate reductase, whose translation MTTGTDYRAADSRYASMEYRRTGRSGLKLPAISLGLWHNFGDDRTLSSQRAILRRAFDLGITHFDLANNYGPPPGSAELNFGKIFGQDFRGYRDELVLSTKAGYLMHPGPYGEWGSRKYLLSSLDASLKRMGVDYVDIFYSHRFDPETPLEETMGALASAVQQGKALYVGVSSYNAEQTREAVRILREMGVRPLIHQPSYSMINRWIEDDGLLDVLDDAGMGCIAFAPLAQGMLTDKYLNGVPEGSRASQGKSLDPNLLTDEVVRRLRGLNEIATRRGQSLAQLALNWVLRDQRMTSALIGASSVAQLEANVAALDGAAITDAELAEIDTFAETTEGVNIWARR comes from the coding sequence ATGACCACTGGCACTGACTACCGCGCCGCGGATTCACGCTATGCCTCCATGGAGTACCGGCGCACCGGCCGCAGCGGCCTCAAACTCCCCGCTATCTCTCTCGGACTCTGGCACAACTTCGGGGACGATCGCACCCTCAGCTCCCAGCGGGCGATTCTGCGTCGCGCCTTCGACCTGGGCATCACCCACTTCGACCTGGCCAACAACTACGGACCGCCGCCAGGGTCCGCCGAGCTGAACTTCGGCAAGATCTTCGGGCAGGACTTCCGCGGCTACCGCGACGAGCTCGTTCTCTCGACAAAAGCCGGATATCTGATGCACCCCGGCCCCTACGGCGAATGGGGCTCCCGGAAATATCTGCTCTCGTCGCTGGATGCCTCGCTCAAGCGGATGGGCGTCGATTACGTCGATATCTTCTACTCGCACCGCTTCGACCCGGAAACCCCGCTGGAGGAGACGATGGGCGCGCTGGCGTCCGCCGTCCAGCAGGGCAAGGCGCTGTACGTCGGGGTCTCCTCCTACAACGCGGAACAGACCCGCGAGGCCGTCCGGATCCTGCGCGAGATGGGCGTGCGCCCGCTGATCCACCAGCCCTCGTACTCCATGATCAACCGCTGGATCGAGGACGACGGGCTGCTGGACGTCCTGGACGACGCGGGCATGGGCTGCATCGCCTTCGCGCCGCTGGCCCAGGGCATGCTCACCGACAAGTACCTGAACGGCGTCCCCGAGGGCTCGCGCGCCTCTCAGGGCAAGTCCCTGGACCCGAACCTCCTCACCGACGAGGTCGTCCGGCGCCTCCGCGGACTCAACGAGATCGCGACCCGCCGCGGCCAGTCGCTGGCCCAGCTCGCGCTGAACTGGGTCCTGCGGGACCAGCGCATGACCTCCGCGCTGATCGGCGCCAGCAGCGTCGCCCAGCTGGAGGCCAATGTCGCGGCGCTCGACGGAGCCGCGATCACGGACGCGGAACTGGCCGAGATCGACACGTTCGCCGAGACGACGGAGGGCGTGAACATCTGGGCCCGCCGCTGA
- a CDS encoding prepilin peptidase, with protein MSVTLIALAAAYGAATGLLIPRPAHRLAVDPEEDWRAHCPDGHPLTGAARGWLGRGHCPHCRAPYGPPAPPIATATALACAALATVTGARPELAVWLLMTPLAVLLTLVDHRVQRLPDVLTLPLAGTAAIALGAVGWLTGDTGSWLRALLGGPALAAFYLLLHLLNPAGLGRGDVKLALGLGIALGWYGWPTLLTGGAAGLLIGALFAAGLLLARRTDRKATLPLGPFMIIGAFCGLLLGAAASP; from the coding sequence GTGTCCGTCACGCTGATCGCCCTCGCCGCCGCCTACGGAGCCGCCACCGGCCTCCTCATACCGCGGCCCGCGCACCGCCTCGCCGTGGACCCCGAAGAGGACTGGCGCGCGCACTGCCCGGACGGCCATCCGCTCACCGGCGCGGCCCGGGGCTGGCTGGGCCGCGGCCACTGCCCGCACTGCCGGGCACCGTACGGGCCGCCCGCGCCGCCGATCGCGACCGCCACCGCCCTCGCCTGCGCGGCGCTCGCCACGGTCACCGGAGCCCGCCCGGAACTCGCCGTCTGGCTGCTCATGACGCCCCTCGCGGTCCTCCTGACGCTCGTCGACCACCGAGTGCAGCGCCTCCCCGACGTACTGACCCTGCCCCTGGCCGGCACCGCGGCCATCGCCCTCGGCGCCGTCGGCTGGCTCACCGGCGACACCGGCAGCTGGCTGCGCGCCCTCCTCGGCGGCCCGGCCCTGGCCGCCTTCTACCTGCTCCTCCACCTCCTCAACCCCGCCGGCCTCGGCCGCGGCGACGTCAAGCTGGCGCTCGGCCTGGGCATCGCCCTTGGGTGGTACGGCTGGCCCACCCTGCTCACCGGCGGCGCGGCCGGCCTCCTGATCGGCGCGCTCTTCGCGGCCGGCCTCCTCCTGGCCCGCCGCACGGACCGCAAGGCCACCCTCCCGCTCGGCCCCTTCATGATCATCGGAGCCTTCTGCGGCCTCCTCCTGGGCGCCGCGGCATCCCCCTGA